The DNA sequence AATTCCTCTGCCGCAACATTACTACCTCAGAGATTCTTAGCGAGTGATTGCTCTGTCCATTGACAAAGTGGTCACAGTCTGGCCACTAGCTAACCGGTCGGTGAAGACAGGGCGACACCATAGCCAGGCATGCGCTGGATCACATTCCTATAGCTTATTCCTTTCCACCTTAGGCTCATGCCAACAGTAAGTCCTGACTCCTGACCGTGGCCAAGAGAGACTTCAACCTCATAAAACAGGGGCGTAAACAGGGTGTGCAAGGGTAAACAAAATAGCTGACATGCCAGGCCCCTGCTGCTTCACTTTTtccatgggacagagagagacgcaaAGCGAgcaagagcgagacagagagaaccagTGAGAAAaggaatggaagagagagaggacaccgaaagatatggaagagagagggtgagtgagatAACCCCCGCGAGAGTTGGAGCTTACCTCCATGGTAACGTTTTTTGTTTCCGTGGGGACACACTCGAGCGCCTCGTCGTTGCAGCATCCAGCGCAGCGCATGAGCACCACGCACGAGGGGATGTAGGTGTGCTCAATCTCATCTGGATACTCCTGGAAGACGTCCACCAGCATCTCCCGTGTCCGACACATGCTCTTGTTATACACGTCCATGAACGGGACCACTgcaggaggaagagcagagggagaacatCAGTCCTGCTTCCTTCTCATCCTCACTGTGCTGTAGATAACTGTCAGTTACAGTGAGATTCCTTGAGGAGAAGACGGTAACATCAGTGGCAACCCTACCACAAAACTGCTATGCTGTAGAGAACAGCACATCCATCCTCTCCACTTAGTAAAACTCTCCAATGCATtctctttcatcctctcctccctcattccccAGTTGTGTCCCTTTTTCTCCTTTATCCTAACTCTCCATGCCTCCTCTACTTCCTAGAATCCCCCATCTGCTCTGGTTCCGTTTGGCAGTGGAAAAGAGTACTTGTGTGCCTTTGTGGTAGTCAAAAGGTACAGGCATTCGTTTCCTGAGTGGTTCCCATTGCGAAAGCCAGTTTAGCAGATGAACAAAGCCACATATATATGGCTTCAGATGTAACAAAGCAGACTATTGTGCTGACAAGGATCTTAATGTCCCCCAGCAAAATAATGTCAAACCTGCTCATGTGCTCACAGCTGTCTAAAGCCCACAACACATTCAAcaccccccagacacacacacaatgagaattACAACACATCCACATGTTTAAGCTACATGATCTGAACTCACTCACACatgccatatacagttgaagtcagaagtttacatacaccttagccaaatacatttaaacacagtttttcacaattcctaacatttaatcctagtaacaatgcactgtcttaggtcagttaggatcaccactttattttaagaatgtgaaatgttgtaataatagtagagagaattatttatttcagcttttatgtatttcatcacattcccagtgggtcagaagtttgcataaactcaactagtatttggtagcattgcctttaaattgtttaacttgggtcaaatgctctggttagccttccacatgcttcccccaataagttgggtgaattttggcccattcctcctgacagagctggtgtaactgagtcaggtttgtaggcctccttgctcacacacgcttttcagttcagcccacaaatgttctataggattgaggtcagggctttgtgatggccactccaatatcttgactttgttgtccttaagccattttgccacaactttggaagtatgcttgaggtcattgtccatttggaagactcatttgcgatcaagctttaacctcctgactgatgtcctgagatgttgcttcaatatatccacatacttttctatcctcatgatgccatctatttcatgaagtgcaccagtccctcctgcagcaaagcaccccaacaacatgatgctgccactcctgtgcttcacggttgggatggtgttcttcagcttgcaagccatttttcctccaaacataacgatggtcattatggccaaacagttctatttttgtttcatcagaccagaggacagttctccaaaaaatacaatctttgttttcatgtgcagttgcaaactgtagtctgtttttttttatggcggttttggagcagtggcttcttccttgctgagcggcctttcaggttatgtcgatataggacttgttttactgtgactatagatacttttgtacctttttcctccagcatcttcacaaggtcctttgctgttgttctgggattgatttgcacttttcgcagcaaagtatgttcatctctaggagacagaacgcgtctccttcctgagcggtatgacagttgcgttggcccatggtgtttatacttgcatactattgtttgtacagataaacatggtaccttcaggcgtttggaaattgctcccaaggtgaaccagacttatggaggtctacaatttctatcctgaggtcttggctgatttcttttgattttcccatgatgtcaagcaaagaggcactgcgtttgaaggtaggccttgaaatgcatacacaggtacaccttgtgtaTGTATTTGATGTATATAAATGATTTCAATGTATTTTATaagtaaatgatgtcaattagcctatcaaaagcttctaaagccatgacataattttctggaattttccaagctgttttaaggcacagtcaacttagtggatgtaaacttctgacccactggaattgtgatacagtgaattatgaaataatctgtctgtaaacaattgttggaaaaatgacttatgtcataactgacttgccaaaactatagtttgttaactagccatttttggagtggttgaaaaacgagttataatggctccaacctaagtgtatgtaaacttccgacttcaactgtacatacaaccCACAATTCATCAGATGCTGACTAACTCTACCCATCTCCATCCCAGAATAATCCCGCACGCTCCATCCTATGGACTGGTTTCCCAGCGACACCGTCCCCCTCCTGACCCCCAGGTCATCCGAGCAGCCCATGCCCTCAGGCAGTGCAGTGCCAGGGTTCACCTCTGACATGTGACCCCCGGCAGCCCACCCCTTAATCAGTCGGCCTGGTCAGTTCCCACCTAATGCTACAACAACATCCTGAGACACCACTGCCTGCCTGCCGTGGCTGGATCTGTTACTCCTTCTCAAACCATGCACCGCTGCTGCTAGCCTATGGATGACCTGCCTTGTCAGCAGATGCGGTGTCCATACCTCCCTTTATCCCTCCCAGCACCTGCTCTCAGAGGAGAAGCCCAGGCCCTGGCCAGGCCAGCCTGTAGGGGGAGAAAGGCTGCCACTCTGTCTCGCTGCCATAGACAGGAGTGTCTCCGTCTACAGCCCAAGGTCACCAGCCCAAAACGTCTCACTGTGCTGTTCTGGCTCTGCGGAGCCCCACCGTCTCTCTCTGCACAGCTGCTGCTTCACAGTCTGTCTAGCAGAGTTCTAGTACCTAGGCAACATTTGTTttattgtgattgtgtgtgtgtgtgtgtgtgcgcgcgtgtgtgtgtaatgaaggtcAGAAGCCGCTAACAGGTGtcagagaagaggaagggagtcGCTGCCCTTGTGCTGTGAATAAAAAAACTATTAAATTCACTGTGTTTTCTCTGCTGATGACCAGTCCCTGATGTATGACAGTGAGTAACCTTTCTGTGTGCACTATTGACCAACATGGCTAACCTTGAACACAGCGAACAAGTGAAACACACTCTGTCGCTGTCAATAAACAAACATAACCATGTGTACAGCCTTGGACCGAGGCTGACATGCTTTGTCCAATATAAATGATACAATCTGACCATATGTTTGCCATGTGACCAAATCacaagaggaggaagaaaaagGCTAAATAAAAGACTAATTCAGCAGTGGCCTTGAATTCACGCAGTAATCTTGTCTGTTAACATGTACCAGACTATTTAGATCGGACACACTTTTATGGTAATTCCAAAGTAAAGCCTTTCACTCAGGGACTCACCATTAAGACTTCAATATAGCACCATGGGGTCCTATACGATACCCATCTTCTCTCACTGATAGAGAGGGAGCATTGCTACAATGTAAAGATTTTGTTATGACAATAGCCATGTGCAATAGCCAATTTGTCAAAAACGTATTTTCATTGAAGGCCTAAACTTGAAAAGGTATTTTCTGTGAAAATTCCGATTCAGAATATGTCCACTAGGTGGCTATTCACACAACAAATCCCCCAATAAGGGTAAAACACTTAGAAGAAACTTCTACAATACTGCACTTGTAATACATTTGTACATTCAGCACTTACCATCATTTTTACTCTTCTCCCCGTCCTTGGGTATGTGGGCTgtctgtaaaaaaacaacaacaggtaagCCCATTAGAGCAAGCTTCACGTCTTAGCCTATGTCATACACATTTTTTCATATGGTAGGCTATGCATCACCTTGTAAAAAAGGCAATGCAGTTTTGCCTCCCTGAATTATGTATACATCATTTCTATAATGGAACTGCATGCACAATCATTTTTGGTATGTCCGTAAGCCATTAGCTTATTATACAGCTAGACTCCAATACATTCCCTCTTTATTCTGACAGCTAGCCGACTTCATTGAATATGATCCCGTTTATGGGCAAGTGCAGAGGGACAATGGCATCACAGCAGTGCTTCAGTCACGTTATCATCGGACCGAGACTGTTGCAATAGCTCTTCAATATTGCGTGAGAAAGAAGACTATGTAATTGTATAGATGAAAGACGGAGTTGCCCATTGTTAACGTTAACAGGTTGTACGGATTATCGTAAACATTTTAGCCAATATGTTTTTATTAACAAGGCCTAAGTTTAATATAAACGGGCTATTATTAGCCTTAAGTAGGGAGTGAAATACACGTTGACACTTTATACCTTCTGCGACCCAGCGAGGCTATTCGGTTAGGGGCCAACAGGTTTGCACTATCCTTGCGCTCTCAATAGACAGGACGTCTGGACTTTGCTTTTCATTACAGTAGACTAGCCTACAAAACGAGAGCAAATACATTGCCAatattggacacacacacacaccagttccaCCTCTATTACACGTTGGTTCAATGGAAACAACGTTGGTTCAACCAGTGTGGCGCCAGTGGGAATAGTGACATTATGTTGTCGTGATTTTATTCAATGGGAATCCAATTGAATTAAATCACGACAATAGTGATTTTGGATTATGTTAGTGTAATGAGGCAACTCATTTCACTTTTACGTCACTCAAAATTCCGATTTTGCCTAGCTTACTATTTTGTTGACATTAATGTCGGGTGCATTGTGCATTTTCAAaagttataataataataataataataataatacaaataatagcGTAATTATAATAGAAAATACAGCGTTAATTGGATAGGCCTATGACACTTTATCCCAAAAGGAccaaaatgtatgtcaaacaggATGAACCATTCAAAGGTGACATAAAATCTCTCATTAGGCCTATGATTTACAGAAAGTGAATACATTGTAAGTGGCCTACACACCTAGCAGCAAGTGACGTGGTTGTGCGATAAGGGCGATCACCTCATTAATGAAACATGAACAGCATTGTATTCATAATTCAAACGCATCTGATCCCCCTCCGATTTAAATATTTTTCTCACCTTAACTGCATAAAAATGAAGCTGAAGCAGCGCTGCAAATAATAATTGTACAAAACTGCCAATGTTCATGATTGTAATTCCGAGGGTGAGTGGTACAGTTGTACTAAAATTTCAGCTGTCGTTTGGATCAgacacaaataaagaaaaaacacacaaaaaaatgctaCAATTTCTTGATAACTTGGTTATAGTACAATCAAATCCATCCAAACATAGCAGATGTGCCACCTGAGAGGAatcctttttctttttttttgtattgCCACCGCCTCTAAGGAATCTCAGAGAATAGCCCCAAAGAATGGTAACATCCAAAACGCGTCGGTCATCCGGAGACTTCCAAGATTTCTATTCTACATCCACATTAGAAACCCCATAATGGACTGAACATCTCCGTCATATTATCTGCTCACCAGGATGAAAACTTTCACCAACTTCTGAAAGCAACTTAACGCAATGCCTCCACTGTGTGAAAGCGGCGGCTGAGTTATAACGACATTGATCACAGTAGTGAGTGTGAGCGGTTGCCTATGCAAAGTGATCCGTTAGCAATCCTCCTTGAAACGCACTGAAACGGTCTCCCTTTTCTTTGTCTTGctcttttaaatgtattttactatGACTTTGGGTTTGGACGTCCAGGCGCAGAATAGGGAGATCTTGTCATGCACGTCCGTTTCTCGCTCGTGTAGCGCGTTTACTGTTCTATGATCGTCAGCTATTGCGTTAAGCAATCGGACGTGTCTACCGTAGGACGACGTTTGCGCTCATTGGCTAGATCACCAATGTGGGCGTTACTGGTTGGTGGCGAGGGGGTGGTGGGCGCGCTCCCATAAAATATTTAATAGTGATGTTCACATTGAGCGATTTGGTGAGTGCTTAAGTCACATTTTTTATGAAAAATATAATACATGACACGTTTAAAATGGTAAGTATTAAATGTCCAATAGTTAGATGTGTTGTTGGTGCATTTAAATGGTCTCTTGTTGCCTTTTTTTGCAGCTTTTGAATCATTCATCATTGTGATAGACATTTACCAGTTTGTGTAAATATTAGAATTGACATACTTCTTATTTTTCAACCAAAGTTTTTTGTATGTTAAAGTATTGGCAAGAGTTACCATAAACAATGTGAAAATACCCAATTAGAAGCAGGCAGGGCCTATACTATTGCAGGAATCACTTTAGCACCCAACTTAACTTCCAGCGCTTTGGATGTGGTGGTGCACACATGTTTTTAGTTGATCAGTTAAACTGATTGTAGCCTATATTGGACATTAGAGATGCCTGGATCTCTAAAAGGATACAGAGTACAGTAGGTGAGGATGTGCAGGCATGAAAGAGTGGAGAGGGACTTGCAATGGCCTGGGCTGTAAGGTGTTTTGCTTTTGTGGTACCACACACATGATGCTGAGTTCAAG is a window from the Oncorhynchus tshawytscha isolate Ot180627B linkage group LG03, Otsh_v2.0, whole genome shotgun sequence genome containing:
- the LOC112234081 gene encoding vascular endothelial growth factor A-A isoform X3, producing MNIGSFVQLLFAALLQLHFYAVKTAHIPKDGEKSKNDVVPFMDVYNKSMCRTREMLVDVFQEYPDEIEHTYIPSCVVLMRCAGCCNDEALECVPTETKNVTMEVIQVKQRVSQHHFLLSFTEHRKCECRPKPEVKAKKEKCDKPRR
- the LOC112234081 gene encoding vascular endothelial growth factor A-A isoform X1, with protein sequence MNIGSFVQLLFAALLQLHFYAVKTAHIPKDGEKSKNDVVPFMDVYNKSMCRTREMLVDVFQEYPDEIEHTYIPSCVVLMRCAGCCNDEALECVPTETKNVTMEVIQVKQRVSQHHFLLSFTEHRKCECRPKPEVKAKKENHCEPCSERRKRLFVQDPLTCKCSCKFTQLDCKSRQLELNERTCRCDKPRR